The genomic window CCCTTAGCCCGGTGCTCCCAGCAACTGCAGACTTTCTCTGCTGCTAGAAATTCTCCCGTTTCTGAGCACAGAGATTTTGCATAAGGTCCACGCATGAAAAAAGATCTGGTGAGAAATTCCTGCTCTGCCATATGTCCCCCGAATCCTTGACATCTGCTTCATCTCTGAGATCATCTGCTTCCTTAACAGAGGGCGACATCTGCCTTGCAGGGTCGTGCAAGCCGGCCCAGGGACATGTGCGAGCCGCCGGCTGGCCGCCCAGAGCACGGGGGGTCGATGCGTTTTACTGACCTTACATCCAAAGGGATGGTGAACGCCTTCACACACGTGTGCATTTCCAACAGGTTCCTCACTGCCCTCTTCAGGGAGTGCAGCCTTGGGCTCCCCGAGGACATCTTTCAGTACgagaggcttcctggagaagcaggtctcccccCGTCAGAGCCCCTGTGGGGTTCCAGGCCAGCACGTcttggcggtggtggtggtggccctCAGCAGCTGTTCTCCCTCCTGAAAGGCCATCCGTATGACACGAGCCCCCCTCTCTGCCCGTCTGTGCTGGGGGTCTCAGCCACTCTCACTGTTCACTGAGAAATTTCCAGATCGAGAGGCAGACAGTCCCGTGGTATCCGCTGATGGGAAGACCTGCCTGGGGAGGTCCCCCTTGGTCACAGGACTTGCCTCGAGGGAGCtgagggggaaagggcagagcagCTGGGCCGCCCGTGTAGCACCCCTTCCCACAGTTGCTGCCCTGACAGTTCAGGGTCACAGTTCCGTCAGGGCTCAGCGCTCACAGACACAGCACCGTCCTCTGCCTGTTCAGTGTGGTGGATGGACAGCGGGACTTGCCTGGGCATCACTTCTTTGGAGGACTGACACCCTCTGTCTCTCCGAGCTGAATGATTGCGTGGAGGTGTGCTCTTTGTGACCTTGTGAGCGATACCAAATCTTTCGGGGCTTTGTACTCCTTTTCTGTAGAATGGAGATACTGATGTCCTGGTCTTCTGGGATTGATACTCTGGTTTCTAAAATGATGTGTGTATCATTCGCTGACTCTGTACAGATTTATTGAATGCCTCATATGGGCTAAGCCCTAGTCCAGCCACCGGGGATACAATAGTGGTCAAAAGAAAGACCTGCCTTTGTGAGGCGAGtatggggggagtgggagggacagagacacGGCATGGAGGCCAGAGATAAGTGCTTCGAGGAAGAATCCAGGGGGTTCTGGGGAAGGGGTGTCGGGGCGAAGTGCTTCTGGGTTAAACAGGTGGTTTGGAAAGGTTGCACTAAAAAGGGGAGTAGAACCTTGGGGGAGATGAGTCGTGAGCACGGGAGTATCATGGGAGAGAAGTGCAAAGGCCCCGAGGTGGGACCATGACTGGAAGGCTTGAGGAGGAGACAGGAGGTCACGGTGACcagagcagaggagggaaggagagggtggaTGGAGATCAGGGTAGAGCAACAGGACATCAGGGGCCACTGAGGATGATGGCTGTCCCTCTGGAGCTGGCAGGACGCCAAGGGAGGATTTCGTGCAGAAGAGCAACATGACTTAGAGGTTCCTTCTGATGCTGCACTGGGAGCAGACTGTGGGCAGCTGGGGTGACGCAGTAACCCAGGAAGGAGCCCAGGGGCTTGGGTCAGGAGGTGGCCGTGGAAATGGGAGGAATCAGTCACCTCCGTGCTGTATCCTGAAGGTAGAGACAGCAGGACTGGCAGTGGCTTTGACGTGGAAGATGATGTAAGAAGGAAAGTCAAGAACGAAGCCCAGAGCTTTGGCCTAAGCAAGGCAGACGGTGAGGGAGGGGGGTTCGTTTACCCAGGGGCTGCGTCACACGGGATCGGATAGTCACGAACACCAAGACTGTGTTTCTGGATGAGTCGCATTTGCGATGGCGCTTAGCCACTCCCGGGGGGCGCCTGATTTAAGCGCTTGGATGTGCGGGTTTTGAGCTCAGGCTAGAGGTCTGGGCTGTAGGTGGAGTCGGGAATCGTAAGCGTACAGAAGTCAAACGTGCTTTTGAGGTCAGGAGACAGGATGGCATGATGCAGACAGTGGGCACAGACGGGGAGGTCTGAGGGCAGAGACCCACGTGCCCCTGGTCCAGAGCTGGAGATCCAGGGAGGACCTCGTGAGGAAGCCTGGCAGGAGAGTCTGACAGATGGGCAGAGGGCCCAGAGCGAGCCACGTCTGAGAGGTCAGGGAGGAACGTGGtccaagaaggaagggagggtcaGCTGCGTCAGGTAGTTACCACTGACTTCAGCAACGTGGAGGACAGTAGACCTTCACCGGAACAACTTTGGTGGCAGGAGGCAAGGCCGGTGCAGACAGGACGAGAGGGGGCAGAAGCGGAGGGAGTGAGCGGGGTGACTCTCCAGAGGAGTTCACTTTCCAGGAGCTCCTCCGTGAAAGCGTTATTGGAGGGCAGGGCTGTGACCGAGCCTGACGGAGAGGGACTGAAGGTCGGCAGGGCCACGAGGGCTGCATGAGAGCCTGGCTTGTGTGGCGTCCTAGGGACAGAGTAGGGGAAAGCAGAGGCCAGAACCGTGGGACCCAGCGGAAGGCTTGTCCCCCAGCACAGGTGACGGGCTCTGCGTCGGCTCCCCGTGCCCGTCGGCTTCTCGGCCTGCGAGGGTCGGGCCCTGAGGCTGTCAGGCCTGTAGAACGGATGAAGCAGGGCCTGCGGCCGGCTGTGTCGGGTTTGCGGGGACGGTGGACGTGCTGTGGTGACTCACGGAGCGACGAGGACCCCGAGGGCCCGTTAACCAGCTAATGCTGCTCTTGGACACCGCCCGGATGCAGCAGGGCACACACGTGCCATCGCCTCCAGCCCGCGCAAAGTCTCCCGGCCAGGGCTCCCTCCTGGAGAACCGCACCGTGACCCGAGGGTTTGTATTTGTGTTTGGAAACTGCCTGTCACGCTGTCTCACTAACAAAATGTGGATCATGTGTGTTCTGTTAGGTTCTAAGTTTAGCTGAGATGATATATGTAAAGCCTCCAGTAAATAGACAGGAAAtacttaacaacaaaaaaaaagaaagaaaggaagaaagaaagagcgagccTGTCACCACGGAAAGTGGCAAAATGGAGCCAGAAAGAGGAGAATCACCAGGAGGGCTGGCGTGCCACCCCTAACCTGAGAACGCTGAGCGTTCTGAACAAAGCCCATGGACACTCAGCCTCACCTGTGACGGTGACGTTCAGGGCCCCGCTGCGGGCGAGGCCGAGGCCGTTGTCCGCTGTGCAGTGGTACAGCCCTGTGTGACTCCCCACGGCAGCAGGGATCTCCAGCTCGGCTCTCTGGGAACGCTGACGTGTGCTCCCCAGAAGCTCCCCCGTGTCCTCTCTGTGCCAGGAGAACGTGGTGTCCCCTGTGCCTTCAGCCACAGAGCAGACGAGGACCAGACGCTCCCCTGCAAGCACGTGGCCCCCCTGGGGCAGGGTCTCCAGGAGCACGGCAGACACTGGGACACCTGCGTGAGCGCGAGAGGACAGGTGAGGGCAGGTGAGGGCTGCTGGGACACCTGTGTGAGCAGGAGAGGGCCAGTGAGGGTCTGTGGGGGGAGGGCAGCGCCGGCATGTTGGATGGGGCTCTGTAGCCTGTAGCCTGTAGAGTTTGGAGCTAGAACGTCACCAGATTTAATAGTTCCTGACACACGAAACTGCTGGAGAGAAAACCTGGCTACCCCTGGAGAAGGCTTTGAGTTTTGTCTGAGgtcctggctggctggctggattgTGTGCAGGGACAGGGGGCAGAGAGTGGTCCCCCTGGAGCCGGGCTGGATCACACCCATTTCCAGGAGTCGTGCTTGGTCTCTGAGACAAGGCGATACTCACCATATTTACCTTTACCTGCGCATCCTTCTCTTGTGTGTTGCACTTGGCGGGGACGCCCATCATTTGCTGCTGTTGATGAGGAAGAGGCTGAGGCTCATCTCCTCAATGGTTTGCCCCAAGATCGGACCTTCTAGAATGTGTCGGCTCAGGGCAACTTATTTCTCggctttgtttgttttccctaacTCTCGAATCTAACTTCACGAACCAACTCTATGATTTCGAGGTGCTGGTGTTCCAAAGGAAGTCTGAGTTTTCAGGCGGATAGTGGTGGAAACGAGCCGTGTAATTCTATTTATAGTACCTGACTCCAGGGCCAGCCTATGTCCATCAGGATGACCAAATCCATCCGTGCTGGGTGGTCCCTCCCTGCACAGGGCCATGGGGAGCCGCAGGGGAGGGTGCCACAGCCCTGGCTCCCTGCCACTTGGACACTCACCGTGCACACGGATCTGCAGGGGGAGGCTGCGCTTGCGGATGCCGGAGACGGCTGCCGAGGCCTCACACCAGTACGACCCCGAGTCCTCCCTCCAGACGGCTGTGATCTGGAGTTCCGGAGACCTGCTCCAGTTCGAGAACACGACCCCATGGTCCCTGAAGAAGATGAAGGACAGCAGAGCGTCCGACCGCTCGAGGGGCAGCTGCGTCCGACAGCTCAGGTTTACAGAGCCCCCCTCCATGGGCTGGGGGGGTATGACTTCCAGCTTTGGTTGTGGAAATAGTtctggagagaagagggaaaccAAGTTCTCGGGATGCGGCACTTAGAGCCCCGGGATGGGCAGGCTTGGCTGCTTGGTTCTAGGAAACTTCAGACAGACACACGGCAAGACACTCGCTGACCCCACTATCCTGTTGTCCTTCGGCAGCTCCCAGTGCAGTGACCCCGCTGTGTCTGCTGGAGGACCCATGGCTGTCCTTATCCGGAGTTGGGGCGCTAACGTACGGGTCCCCCATCAGGCCCTCCCCGCCCTGACATGCCTCAGCAACCTACATGAGACAAAGGGCGTACCTTGAATGTTAACATATCTGGCACTTGACCTGTATGAGTAACGATTTCCCTGCAGAAATCCAGTGCATCCGTAAAAGCCACTGTTGTTCAGACTTGCTTGTGGTATCGCAAGGTCTCGGGCTTCCGGAGAGGAGGAGACGACTTTCCCGTTCCAGCTGTACGTCACCGTGCCCagtttctctcccctcctcactcCGCATCGCAGAACGAGCGTGTCACCTTCAAACACAGAGGCCGGAGCCTGAAGGATGAGCTGTCCTGGAAAGCAGAGACCAGCGCCTGTCACTCAGGGACACCCTCCCTCCGCGCA from Neovison vison isolate M4711 chromosome 10, ASM_NN_V1, whole genome shotgun sequence includes these protein-coding regions:
- the FCRL4 gene encoding Fc receptor-like protein 4, with the translated sequence MLLWASLLVLAPVIGKLAAAKPVVSLHPPWTTVFRGETVNLTCNASRAHAAENMKWYRWFLGATMLRDTPGNTLKARVSGTYRCQTQGSLLSDGVSLIFSSGQLILQAPASVFEGDTLVLRCGVRRGEKLGTVTYSWNGKVVSSSPEARDLAIPQASLNNSGFYGCTGFLQGNRYSYRSSARYVNIQELFPQPKLEVIPPQPMEGGSVNLSCRTQLPLERSDALLSFIFFRDHGVVFSNWSRSPELQITAVWREDSGSYWCEASAAVSGIRKRSLPLQIRVHGVPVSAVLLETLPQGGHVLAGERLVLVCSVAEGTGDTTFSWHREDTGELLGSTRQRSQRAELEIPAAVGSHTGLYHCTADNGLGLARSGALNVTVTGTPGNRSGLIAAKAAGVLLSILLLAVVLWIYPRRCRNSGRGFPGNTARSPPAIGPEEAPQAGCPAPGELLWSYDKVHAGEGDLVYSEIQCMQLGQEGAARTSRTCLEDKHDSVVYSAVKTRLPEDSAGELRSQDEDAMGSYENVQFA